In Escherichia ruysiae, a genomic segment contains:
- a CDS encoding fatty acyl-AMP ligase yields the protein MSNKIFTYSLPMRYADFPTLVDALDYAALGRAGMNFYDRRCQLEDELEYHNLKAHAEAGAKRLLSLNLKKGDRVALIAETSSGFVEAFFACQYAGLVAVPLAIPMGVGQRDSWSAKLQGLLASCQPAAIITGDEWLPLVNAATHDNPELHVLSHAWFKSLPEADVTLQHPVPDDIAYLQYTSGSTRFPRGVIITHREVMANLRAISHDGIKLRPGDRCVSWLPFYHDMGLVGFLLTPVATQLSVDYLRTQDFAMRPLQWLKLISKNRGTVSVAPPFGYELCQRRVNEKDLAELDLSCWRVAGIGAEPISAEQLHQFAECFRQANFDDKTFMPCYGLAENALAVSFSDETSGVVVNEVDRDILEYQGKAVTPGAETRAVSTFVNCGKALPEHGIEIRNESGMPVAERVVGHICISGPSLMSGYFGDQVSQDEIAATGWLDTGDLGYLLNGYLYVTGRIKDLIIIRGRNIWPQDIEYLAEQEPEIHSGDAIAFVTAQEKIILQIQCRISDEERRRQLIHSLAARIQSEFGVTAAIDLLPPHSIPRTSSGKPARAEAKKRYQKAVAANPPVQESLV from the coding sequence ATGTCTAATAAAATTTTTACGTATTCCCTGCCTATGCGCTATGCCGATTTTCCAACGCTGGTTGATGCTTTGGATTATGCCGCTCTGGGCCGCGCCGGAATGAACTTTTATGACAGACGTTGCCAGCTTGAAGATGAACTGGAATATCACAATTTAAAAGCACATGCCGAAGCAGGCGCAAAGCGGTTGTTATCGCTGAACCTGAAAAAAGGCGATCGCGTGGCGCTGATTGCCGAAACCAGTAGCGGGTTTGTCGAAGCATTTTTTGCCTGCCAGTATGCCGGGTTAGTCGCCGTCCCGTTGGCGATTCCGATGGGGGTCGGTCAGCGAGATTCCTGGAGCGCCAAATTGCAGGGCTTACTGGCAAGCTGTCAGCCTGCCGCGATTATCACCGGCGATGAGTGGTTACCGTTAGTCAATGCCGCGACGCATGACAACCCTGAGTTGCATGTGTTAAGCCATGCCTGGTTTAAATCCTTGCCGGAAGCCGACGTTACGCTCCAGCATCCCGTTCCAGACGATATCGCCTACCTCCAGTACACCTCCGGCAGCACCCGTTTTCCTCGTGGCGTCATCATTACTCATCGCGAAGTGATGGCCAATCTACGTGCTATCAGCCACGATGGCATTAAATTACGCCCTGGCGACCGCTGCGTCTCCTGGCTGCCTTTCTACCATGATATGGGACTGGTCGGCTTTCTCCTGACCCCCGTCGCCACGCAGCTTTCAGTGGATTACTTGCGCACTCAGGATTTCGCCATGCGCCCGCTGCAATGGCTTAAATTGATCAGCAAAAATCGCGGCACCGTTTCCGTTGCGCCACCGTTTGGCTATGAACTGTGCCAGCGCCGTGTGAATGAAAAAGATCTCGCTGAACTGGATCTCTCCTGCTGGCGCGTCGCCGGTATTGGCGCTGAGCCAATCTCCGCAGAGCAACTCCATCAATTTGCTGAATGTTTCCGTCAGGCTAACTTTGACGATAAAACTTTCATGCCATGCTACGGGCTGGCAGAGAACGCGCTTGCCGTCAGTTTTTCTGACGAAACCTCCGGCGTTGTAGTTAACGAAGTGGATCGCGACATCCTCGAATATCAGGGTAAAGCTGTTACGCCGGGTGCTGAAACACGCGCCGTATCGACTTTCGTCAACTGCGGTAAAGCATTGCCGGAACATGGCATTGAAATCCGCAATGAATCAGGTATGCCGGTTGCGGAACGTGTGGTAGGCCATATTTGCATCTCCGGCCCCAGCCTGATGAGCGGTTACTTTGGCGACCAGGTTTCGCAAGACGAGATTGCCGCGACGGGCTGGTTAGATACCGGCGACCTCGGCTATCTGCTGAACGGTTATTTGTATGTCACCGGGCGCATTAAAGATCTGATTATTATTCGTGGCCGCAATATCTGGCCGCAGGATATTGAGTACCTGGCGGAGCAGGAGCCGGAAATCCACTCTGGCGATGCCATTGCGTTTGTTACCGCCCAGGAAAAAATCATTTTGCAGATCCAGTGTCGGATTAGTGACGAAGAACGTCGCAGGCAGCTTATCCACTCGCTGGCGGCGCGGATACAAAGCGAGTTTGGCGTGACAGCGGCTATCGATCTGTTACCGCCCCACAGTATTCCCCGCACGTCTTCCGGCAAACCCGCCCGCGCGGAAGCGAAAAAACGTTATCAGAAGGCCGTCGCCGCTAATCCCCCAGTGCAGGAATCTCTCGTATGA
- the lptG gene encoding LPS export ABC transporter permease LptG, producing MNVFSRYLIRHLFLGFAAAAGLLLPLFTTFNLINELDDVSPGGYRWTQAVLVVVMTLPRTLVDLAPFIALLGGIVGLGQLSKNSELTAIRSTGFSIFRIALVALVAGMLWTVSLGAIDEWVASPLQQQAMQIKSTSTALGVDDDITGNMLWARRDNEFVTVKSLNEQGQPVGVEIFHYRDDLSLESYIYARSATIEDDKTWLLHGVNHKKWLNGKETLETLDNLPWQSAFTSMNLEELSMPGNSFSVRQLNHYIHYLQATGQPSSEYRLALWEKLGHPILTLSMILLAVPFTFSAPRSPGMGSRLAVGVIVGLLTWISYQIIVNLGLLFALSAPVTALGLPIAFVLVALSLVYWYDSQH from the coding sequence ATGAATGTCTTCAGTCGCTATTTAATCCGTCACCTGTTTCTCGGTTTTGCCGCTGCCGCAGGGCTACTGCTACCGCTTTTTACCACCTTCAACCTGATTAACGAGCTGGATGATGTCAGCCCTGGCGGTTATCGCTGGACTCAGGCGGTGCTGGTGGTGGTGATGACCCTGCCGCGCACACTGGTCGATCTTGCGCCGTTTATCGCGTTATTAGGGGGGATTGTCGGTCTCGGGCAGTTATCGAAAAACAGTGAACTTACCGCCATTCGCAGCACGGGATTTTCCATTTTCCGTATCGCGCTGGTGGCGCTGGTCGCCGGAATGCTGTGGACAGTCTCGTTAGGCGCGATTGATGAGTGGGTAGCGTCGCCATTGCAGCAACAGGCGATGCAAATCAAATCGACCTCCACCGCGTTAGGGGTAGACGATGACATCACCGGCAACATGTTGTGGGCCAGACGTGACAATGAATTTGTGACGGTGAAATCGCTGAATGAACAGGGCCAGCCGGTAGGTGTGGAGATATTTCATTACCGCGACGATCTGTCACTCGAATCTTACATTTACGCGCGCAGCGCCACCATCGAAGACGATAAAACATGGCTCCTGCACGGTGTGAATCATAAAAAATGGCTTAACGGCAAAGAAACGCTGGAAACATTAGATAATCTGCCGTGGCAATCGGCATTCACCAGTATGAATCTCGAAGAGTTATCGATGCCGGGTAATAGCTTTTCTGTCCGCCAGCTCAACCATTACATCCATTATTTGCAGGCAACCGGGCAACCGAGCAGTGAATATCGTCTGGCACTGTGGGAAAAGCTGGGACACCCCATCTTAACTCTGTCGATGATTTTACTGGCTGTGCCGTTTACCTTTAGCGCCCCGCGCTCACCGGGGATGGGCAGCCGTCTTGCTGTGGGCGTCATCGTTGGCTTGCTTACCTGGATTAGCTATCAAATCATAGTCAACCTGGGATTGTTATTTGCGTTGAGCGCCCCCGTTACTGCGCTAGGTTTACCAATCGCATTTGTGCTGGTGGCGTTGAGCCTGGTGTATTGGTATGACAGTCAACACTAA
- a CDS encoding acyl carrier protein, producing MVNREIVMDYILSCLQDLVENGVEIKPDSDLVNDLGLESIKVMDLLMMLEDRFDISIPINILLDVKTPAQLMETLLPWLENK from the coding sequence ATGGTAAATCGTGAAATAGTAATGGATTACATCCTTTCCTGTTTACAGGATTTGGTCGAAAACGGTGTGGAAATTAAGCCCGACAGCGATCTCGTCAACGATCTTGGCCTGGAGTCGATCAAGGTGATGGATCTCTTAATGATGCTGGAAGACAGATTCGATATTTCCATTCCTATTAATATTCTGCTGGATGTCAAAACCCCTGCGCAATTAATGGAAACACTACTTCCATGGCTGGAGAATAAATAA
- the glcC gene encoding transcriptional regulator GlcC: protein MKDERRPICEVVAESIERLIIDGVLKVGQPLPSERRLCEKLGFSRSALREGLTVLRGRGIIETAQGRDSRVARLERVQDTSPLIHLFSTQPRTLYDLLDVRALLEGESARLAATLGTQADFVLITRCYEKMLAASENNKEISLIEHAQLDHAFHRAICQASHNQVLVFTLQSLTDLMFNSVFASVNNLYHRPQQKKQIDRQHARIYNAVLQRLPHVAQRAARDHVMTVKKNLHDIELEGHHLIRSAVPLEMNPG, encoded by the coding sequence ATGAAAGATGAGCGTCGCCCTATTTGCGAAGTAGTTGCAGAGAGTATCGAACGGTTGATTATCGACGGCGTGTTGAAGGTTGGGCAGCCGCTTCCTTCAGAGCGCCGACTGTGTGAAAAGCTCGGCTTCTCACGCTCCGCACTGCGCGAAGGGCTGACTGTGCTGCGCGGGCGCGGGATTATTGAAACGGCGCAGGGGCGTGATTCCCGTGTGGCTCGACTTGAGCGGGTGCAGGACACCAGCCCGCTAATCCATCTGTTCAGTACGCAGCCGCGAACGCTGTACGATCTGCTCGACGTTCGCGCACTGCTGGAAGGTGAATCAGCCAGGCTGGCGGCAACGCTGGGAACCCAGGCTGATTTTGTCTTGATAACCCGCTGTTATGAAAAAATGCTCGCCGCCAGTGAGAACAACAAAGAGATTTCGCTGATCGAACATGCGCAGTTGGATCACGCTTTTCATCGGGCGATTTGTCAGGCTTCCCACAATCAGGTGCTGGTATTTACTCTGCAATCATTGACCGACCTGATGTTTAATTCGGTGTTTGCCAGCGTGAATAATCTCTATCATCGACCACAGCAGAAGAAACAGATCGATCGCCAACATGCGCGGATCTATAACGCGGTTTTACAACGGTTGCCGCATGTCGCCCAGCGCGCCGCCCGCGATCACGTGATGACCGTAAAAAAGAATCTCCACGATATCGAGCTGGAAGGCCACCACTTGATTCGCTCGGCGGTGCCGCTGGAGATGAATCCGGGGTGA
- the glcD gene encoding glycolate oxidase subunit GlcD, which translates to MSILYEERLDGALPDVDRTSVLMALREHAPGLEILHTDEEIIPYECDGLSAYRTRPLLVVLPKQMEQVTAILAVCHRLRVPVVTRGAGTGLSGGALPLEKGVLLVMARFKEILDINPVGRRARVQPGVRNLAISQAVAPHNLYYAPDPSSQIACSIGGNVAENAGGVHCLKYGLTVHNLLKIEVQTLDGEALTLGSDALDSPGFDLLALFTGSEGMLGVTTEVTVKLLPKPPVARVLLASFDSVEKAGLAVGDIIANGIIPGGLEMMDNLSIRAAEDFIHAGYPVDAEAILLCELDGVESDVQEDCERVNDILLKAGATDVRLAQDEAERVRFWAGRKNAFPAVGRISPDYYCMDGTIPRRALPGVLEGIARLSQQYDLRVANVFHAGDGNMHPLILFDANEPGEFARAEELGGKILELCVEVGGSISGEHGIGREKINQMCAQFNSDEITTFHAVKAAFDPDGLLNPGKNIPTLHRCAEFGAMHVHHGHLPFPELERF; encoded by the coding sequence ATGAGCATCTTGTACGAAGAGCGTCTTGATGGCGCTTTACCCGATGTCGACCGCACATCGGTACTGATGGCACTGCGTGAGCATGCCCCTGGACTGGAGATCCTGCATACCGATGAGGAGATCATTCCTTACGAGTGTGACGGGTTGAGCGCGTATCGCACGCGTCCATTACTGGTTGTTCTGCCTAAGCAAATGGAACAGGTGACAGCGATTCTGGCTGTCTGCCACCGCCTGCGTGTACCGGTGGTGACCCGTGGTGCAGGCACCGGGCTTTCTGGTGGCGCGCTGCCGCTGGAAAAAGGTGTGTTGTTGGTGATGGCGCGCTTTAAAGAAATCCTCGACATTAACCCCGTTGGTCGCCGCGCGCGCGTGCAGCCGGGCGTGCGTAACCTGGCGATCTCCCAGGCCGTTGCGCCGCATAATCTCTATTACGCGCCGGATCCTTCCTCACAAATCGCCTGTTCAATTGGCGGCAATGTGGCGGAAAATGCCGGTGGCGTCCACTGCCTGAAATATGGTCTGACCGTACATAACCTGCTGAAAATTGAAGTGCAAACGCTGGACGGCGAGGCGCTGACGCTGGGATCGGACGCGCTGGATTCGCCTGGTTTTGACCTGCTGGCGCTGTTCACCGGATCGGAAGGTATGCTCGGCGTGACCACCGAAGTGACGGTAAAACTGCTGCCGAAGCCGCCCGTGGCGCGGGTTCTGTTAGCCAGCTTTGACTCGGTAGAAAAAGCCGGACTCGCCGTCGGTGACATCATCGCCAATGGCATTATCCCCGGCGGGCTGGAGATGATGGATAACCTGTCGATCCGCGCAGCGGAAGATTTTATTCATGCTGGTTATCCCGTTGATGCCGAAGCGATTTTGTTGTGCGAGCTGGACGGCGTGGAGTCTGACGTTCAGGAAGACTGCGAGCGGGTTAACGACATCTTACTGAAAGCGGGCGCGACTGACGTCCGTCTGGCACAGGACGAAGCGGAGCGCGTGCGTTTCTGGGCCGGACGCAAAAACGCCTTCCCGGCGGTGGGGCGTATCTCGCCGGATTACTACTGTATGGACGGCACCATCCCGCGTCGCGCCCTGCCTGGCGTACTGGAAGGCATTGCCCGTTTATCGCAGCAATATGATTTACGCGTTGCCAACGTCTTTCACGCGGGAGACGGCAACATGCACCCGTTAATCCTTTTCGATGCCAACGAACCCGGTGAATTTGCCCGCGCGGAAGAGCTGGGCGGGAAGATCCTCGAACTCTGCGTTGAAGTGGGCGGCAGCATCAGTGGGGAACATGGCATTGGGCGCGAAAAAATCAATCAAATGTGCGCCCAGTTCAACAGCGATGAAATCACGACCTTCCATGCGGTCAAGGCGGCGTTTGACCCCGATGGTTTGCTGAACCCTGGGAAAAACATTCCCACGCTACACCGCTGTGCTGAATTTGGTGCCATGCATGTGCATCACGGTCATTTACCTTTTCCTGAACTGGAGCGTTTCTGA
- the glcE gene encoding glycolate oxidase subunit GlcE, whose amino-acid sequence MLRECDYSQALLEQVNQAISDKTPLVIQGSNSKAFLGRPVTGQTLDVRCHRGIVNYDPTELVITARAGTPLVAIEAALESAGQMLPCEPPHYGEEATWGGMVACGLAGPRRPWSGSVRDFVLGTRIITGTGKHLRFGGEVMKNVAGYDLSRLMAGSYGCLGVLTEISMKVLPRPRATLSLRREISLQEAMSEIAQWQLQPLPISGLCYFDNALWLRLEGGEGSVKAARELLGGEEVAGQFWQQLREQQLPFFSLPGTLWRISLPTDAPMMDLPGEQLIDWGGALRWLKSTADDNQIHRIARNAGGHATRFSAGDGGFAPLPAPLFRYHQQLKKQLDPCGVFNPGRMYAEL is encoded by the coding sequence ATGCTACGCGAGTGTGATTACAGCCAGGCGCTGCTGGAGCAGGTGAATCAGGCGATTAGCGATAAAACGCCGCTGGTGATTCAGGGCAGCAATAGCAAAGCCTTTTTAGGTCGTCCTGTCACCGGGCAAACACTGGATGTGCGTTGTCATCGCGGCATTGTTAATTACGACCCGACCGAACTGGTGATCACCGCTCGCGCCGGAACGCCGCTGGTGGCGATTGAAGCGGCGCTGGAAAGTGCGGGGCAAATGCTCCCCTGCGAGCCGCCGCATTATGGTGAAGAAGCCACCTGGGGCGGGATGGTCGCCTGCGGACTGGCGGGGCCGCGTCGCCCGTGGAGCGGTTCCGTACGCGATTTTGTCCTCGGTACGCGCATCATTACCGGCACTGGAAAACATCTGCGCTTTGGCGGCGAAGTGATGAAAAACGTCGCCGGATACGATCTCTCGCGGTTAATGGCCGGAAGCTACGGTTGTCTTGGCGTACTCACTGAAATCTCAATGAAAGTGTTGCCGCGACCGCGCGCTACCTTGAGCCTGCGGCGGGAAATCAGCCTACAAGAAGCCATGAGTGAAATCGCCCAGTGGCAACTCCAGCCACTTCCCATTAGCGGCTTATGTTATTTCGACAACGCCTTGTGGCTCCGCCTTGAAGGCGGTGAAGGATCGGTAAAAGCAGCGCGTGAACTGCTGGGTGGCGAAGAGGTCGCTGGTCAGTTCTGGCAGCAATTGCGCGAACAACAATTGCCGTTCTTCTCATTACCGGGCACTTTATGGCGCATTTCCTTACCCACCGATGCGCCGATGATGGATTTACCCGGCGAGCAACTGATCGACTGGGGCGGCGCGTTACGCTGGCTGAAATCGACAGCCGATGACAATCAAATCCACCGCATCGCCCGCAACGCTGGCGGTCATGCGACTCGCTTTAGTGCCGGAGATGGCGGCTTTGCTCCGCTACCGGCTCCTTTATTCCGCTATCACCAGCAACTTAAAAAGCAGCTCGACCCTTGCGGCGTGTTTAACCCCGGTCGCATGTACGCGGAACTATGA
- the spt gene encoding serine palmitoyltransferase gives MGLYDKYARLAGERLQFSDNGLTPFGTCIDEVYSATEGRIGNKKVILAGTNNYLGLTFNNEAIAEGQAALAAQGTGTTGSRMANGSYAPHLALEKEIAEFFNRPTAIVFSTGYTANLGVISALADHNAVVLLDADSHASIYDACSLGGAEIIRFRHNDANDLERRMIRLGERAKEAIIIVEGIYSMLGDVAPLAEIVDIKRRLGGYLIVDEAHSFGVLGATGRGLVEAVGVEDDVDIIVGTFSKSLASIGGFAVGSEAMEVLRYGSRPYIFTASPSPSCIATVRSSLRTIATQPELRQKLMDNANHLYDGLQKLGYELSSHISPVVPVIIGSKEEGLRIWRELISLGVYVNLILPPAAPAGITLLRCSVNAAHSREQIDAIIQAFATLKQ, from the coding sequence ATGGGGCTATACGATAAATATGCGCGTCTTGCTGGCGAGCGACTGCAATTTAGTGATAACGGTTTAACACCGTTTGGCACCTGTATTGATGAAGTCTATTCCGCCACCGAAGGGCGTATCGGCAATAAAAAAGTGATCCTGGCCGGAACCAATAATTATCTCGGTTTAACCTTCAATAACGAGGCCATCGCCGAAGGTCAGGCAGCGTTAGCGGCACAAGGCACCGGCACCACCGGTTCTCGTATGGCTAATGGCAGCTATGCGCCACATCTGGCGTTAGAAAAAGAGATTGCCGAGTTTTTCAATCGCCCTACTGCTATTGTTTTTTCAACCGGTTATACCGCCAATTTAGGCGTCATCAGCGCACTTGCCGACCATAACGCCGTAGTGTTGCTGGATGCCGACAGCCACGCCAGTATTTATGATGCCTGCTCTCTCGGCGGCGCGGAAATTATTCGTTTTCGCCATAACGACGCCAACGATCTGGAACGTCGCATGATTCGCCTCGGCGAACGGGCGAAAGAGGCGATTATCATCGTTGAGGGCATCTACAGTATGCTCGGCGACGTTGCACCGCTGGCGGAAATTGTTGATATCAAACGTCGTCTCGGCGGTTATTTGATTGTCGATGAAGCTCATTCGTTTGGCGTGTTAGGCGCAACGGGGCGCGGGCTGGTTGAGGCCGTTGGCGTTGAGGACGATGTTGATATTATCGTTGGCACCTTCAGTAAGAGTCTGGCCTCTATCGGCGGTTTTGCTGTCGGTTCGGAAGCGATGGAAGTGCTGCGCTACGGCAGCCGCCCGTATATTTTTACCGCCTCTCCTTCTCCGTCCTGCATTGCGACCGTGCGCTCGTCGTTAAGAACCATTGCCACACAACCAGAGTTGCGGCAAAAATTGATGGATAACGCCAACCATCTGTATGACGGTCTGCAAAAATTGGGTTACGAGCTAAGCTCGCATATTAGCCCGGTAGTGCCAGTGATAATCGGTTCGAAAGAGGAAGGGCTGCGCATCTGGCGCGAGCTTATTTCGCTGGGCGTATATGTGAATCTTATCCTGCCACCTGCCGCGCCGGCAGGCATTACGCTGCTGCGCTGTAGCGTAAATGCTGCGCACAGTCGCGAACAAATTGATGCCATCATTCAGGCGTTCGCCACGCTGAAACAGTAA
- a CDS encoding NAD-dependent epimerase/dehydratase family protein, whose translation MSQTVAVTGATGFIGKYIIDNLLVRGFHVRALTRTARAHVSDNLIWVRGSLEDTHSLSELVAGASAVVHCAGQVRGHKEEIFTRCNVDGSLRLMQAAKESGFCQRFLFISSLAARHPELSWYAKSKHVAEQRLIAMADEIMLGIFRPTAVYGPGDKELKPLFDWMLRGLLPRLGAPDTQLSFLHVTDFAQAVGQWLSAETVPTQTYELCDGVPGGYDWQRVQQLAAVARRGSVRMVGIPLPLLTCLADISTTLSRLSGKEPMLTRSKIRELTHADWSASNNRISEDINWFPGISLEHALRNGLF comes from the coding sequence ATGAGCCAAACAGTCGCGGTGACGGGTGCTACCGGGTTTATTGGTAAATATATTATCGATAACCTGCTCGTTCGCGGCTTTCATGTTCGCGCGTTGACGCGTACTGCCCGCGCTCACGTCAGCGATAACCTCATCTGGGTGCGTGGTTCGCTGGAAGACACGCATTCGCTTAGCGAGCTGGTTGCCGGAGCCAGCGCGGTGGTCCATTGCGCCGGGCAAGTGCGCGGACACAAAGAAGAGATTTTTACCCGCTGTAACGTTGACGGCAGCCTGCGCCTGATGCAAGCGGCAAAAGAGAGCGGCTTTTGCCAACGTTTTCTGTTTATCTCTTCGCTGGCGGCGCGCCATCCTGAACTCTCCTGGTATGCAAAATCCAAACACGTCGCCGAACAACGGCTTATCGCAATGGCTGACGAAATAATGCTGGGAATTTTTCGTCCGACAGCAGTCTATGGCCCCGGCGATAAAGAGCTAAAACCGCTGTTTGACTGGATGCTGCGCGGCCTGCTGCCACGACTTGGTGCGCCAGATACACAACTCTCTTTCCTGCACGTTACCGATTTCGCGCAAGCTGTAGGCCAGTGGTTAAGCGCCGAAACTGTACCAACGCAAACGTATGAGTTATGCGATGGCGTCCCCGGCGGCTATGACTGGCAACGCGTACAACAGCTCGCCGCCGTTGCCCGTCGCGGTTCCGTGCGGATGGTCGGCATTCCTCTACCGTTGCTCACCTGCCTTGCGGATATCAGCACAACATTAAGTCGTCTGTCTGGTAAAGAGCCAATGCTGACGCGCTCAAAAATTCGTGAATTAACCCATGCCGACTGGTCGGCAAGTAATAACCGTATTTCTGAAGATATTAACTGGTTTCCCGGGATTAGCCTGGAACACGCATTACGCAACGGGCTATTTTGA
- the yghO gene encoding protein YghO, which translates to MIKIEKVINKHDLKAFIAFPSSLYPDDPNWIPPLFIERSEHLSEKNPGTKHIIWQAWVAKKAGQIVGRITAQIDTLHRERYGEDTGHFGMIDAIDDPQVFAALFGAAEAWLKSQGARNISGPFSLNINQESGLLIEGFDTPPCAMMPHGKPWYAAHIEQLGYRKGIDLLAWWMQRTDLTFSPALKKLMEQVRKKVTIRCINRRRFAEEMQILREIFNSGWQHNWGFVPFTEREFATMGDQLKYLVPDDMIYIAEIDSAPCAFIVGLPNINEAIADLNGSLFPFGWAKLLWRLKVSGVRTARVPLMGVRDEYQFSRIGPVIALLLIEALRDPFARRKIDALEMSWILETNTGMNNMLERIGAEPYKRYRLYEKHI; encoded by the coding sequence ATGATTAAAATTGAAAAAGTAATAAATAAACATGACCTTAAGGCATTTATCGCTTTTCCGTCATCACTTTATCCCGATGATCCAAACTGGATCCCTCCTTTATTCATTGAACGCAGCGAGCATTTGTCAGAGAAGAATCCGGGGACGAAGCATATTATCTGGCAGGCGTGGGTGGCAAAAAAAGCGGGGCAGATAGTCGGGCGCATTACCGCGCAAATCGATACCTTGCACCGTGAGCGTTACGGTGAAGATACTGGTCATTTCGGTATGATTGATGCCATTGATGATCCGCAGGTTTTTGCCGCTTTATTTGGCGCAGCGGAAGCGTGGTTGAAGTCACAAGGCGCGCGCAACATCAGCGGACCTTTCAGCCTGAATATCAATCAGGAAAGCGGATTACTGATTGAAGGTTTTGACACACCGCCATGCGCGATGATGCCGCACGGTAAACCGTGGTATGCCGCGCATATTGAACAATTGGGTTATCGCAAAGGCATTGATCTACTGGCGTGGTGGATGCAGCGAACCGATCTCACGTTCTCTCCGGCGCTAAAAAAACTGATGGAGCAGGTACGCAAGAAGGTGACCATTCGCTGCATCAATCGCCGGAGGTTTGCCGAAGAAATGCAGATCCTGCGTGAGATTTTCAACTCTGGATGGCAGCACAACTGGGGATTTGTGCCGTTTACCGAACGCGAATTTGCGACCATGGGCGATCAGCTTAAATACCTGGTGCCGGACGATATGATCTACATCGCTGAGATAGATTCTGCACCCTGTGCGTTTATTGTCGGCTTACCGAACATCAACGAGGCGATTGCCGATCTGAATGGATCGCTCTTTCCCTTCGGCTGGGCAAAATTGCTGTGGCGCTTAAAAGTCAGCGGTGTGCGAACTGCGCGAGTACCGCTGATGGGCGTGCGGGACGAGTATCAGTTCAGCCGCATCGGCCCGGTGATTGCGTTGTTATTGATTGAAGCCTTACGCGATCCGTTTGCCCGCCGGAAGATCGATGCGCTGGAGATGTCATGGATCCTCGAAACCAATACAGGCATGAATAACATGCTGGAACGCATTGGGGCGGAGCCGTATAAACGTTACCGATTGTATGAAAAGCACATTTAA
- the lptF gene encoding LPS export ABC transporter permease LptF, with amino-acid sequence MKLVEHYIMRGTRRLVLIIVGFLIFIFASYSAQRYLTEAANGTLALNVVLDIVFYKVLIALEMLLPVGLYVSVGVTLGQMYTDSEITAISAAGGSPARLYKAVLYLAIPLSIFVTVLSMYGRPWAYAQIYQLEQQSQSELDVRQLRAKKFNTNDNGRMILSQTVDQDNNRLTDALIYTSTANRTRIFRARSVDVIDPSPDKPTVMLHNGTAYLLDHQGNDDNEQIYRNLQLYLNPLDQSPNVKRKAKSVTELAHSVFPADHAELQWRQSRGVTALLMALMAISLSRVKPRQGRFSTLLPLTLLFIAIFYGGDVCRTLVANGAIPVIPGLWLVPGLMLTGLLVLVARDFSLLQKFSR; translated from the coding sequence ATGAAGCTGGTTGAACATTACATCATGCGCGGTACGCGCCGTCTGGTGCTGATTATCGTCGGTTTTCTGATCTTTATTTTCGCCAGCTATTCCGCCCAGCGTTATCTGACCGAAGCGGCAAATGGCACTTTAGCTCTCAACGTTGTGCTGGATATCGTTTTCTACAAGGTGCTGATTGCACTGGAGATGTTGTTACCGGTTGGCCTGTATGTGTCGGTTGGCGTGACGCTTGGGCAGATGTATACCGACTCAGAAATTACCGCAATTTCTGCGGCGGGAGGCAGCCCGGCGCGTTTGTATAAAGCTGTTCTTTACCTTGCAATACCGTTAAGTATTTTTGTCACCGTTTTGTCGATGTATGGTCGGCCGTGGGCTTATGCGCAGATTTATCAACTGGAGCAACAGTCGCAGTCGGAGTTGGATGTCCGCCAGCTACGGGCAAAGAAATTTAATACTAACGATAATGGGCGGATGATCCTCTCGCAGACGGTTGATCAAGACAATAATCGCCTGACTGACGCGCTGATATACACTTCTACAGCCAATCGAACCCGCATTTTTCGTGCCCGCTCCGTTGATGTTATCGATCCCTCTCCGGACAAACCGACCGTCATGTTGCATAACGGCACAGCCTATCTTCTCGATCATCAGGGCAATGACGACAACGAACAGATCTACCGCAATCTACAATTATATCTGAATCCGCTGGATCAAAGCCCTAACGTCAAACGCAAAGCGAAGTCGGTCACGGAGCTGGCGCATTCTGTCTTTCCTGCCGATCATGCCGAATTGCAATGGCGACAAAGCCGTGGCGTGACTGCGTTGTTAATGGCATTGATGGCTATCTCTTTAAGTCGGGTAAAACCACGGCAGGGGCGATTTTCTACCTTATTGCCTTTAACGTTACTGTTTATTGCCATTTTTTATGGCGGAGATGTTTGCCGCACTCTGGTGGCAAACGGTGCAATTCCTGTTATCCCTGGTTTGTGGTTAGTGCCTGGACTGATGTTGACTGGTTTGTTAGTGCTGGTCGCACGCGACTTCTCTTTGCTGCAGAAATTTTCCCGATGA